In Tepidimicrobium xylanilyticum, one DNA window encodes the following:
- the flgM gene encoding flagellar biosynthesis anti-sigma factor FlgM: MKINKTNKVFQVYEDIKAKRVNADRKQYRKDQFKASERAVDYQFAINKLREVPDIRKDKVERIKAQVQSGSYNVEGKEIAEKILEGLYIDRKV; this comes from the coding sequence ATGAAAATAAATAAGACCAATAAGGTGTTTCAAGTGTATGAGGATATAAAAGCTAAAAGGGTTAATGCAGATAGAAAACAGTACAGGAAGGATCAATTCAAGGCCTCTGAAAGGGCTGTCGATTATCAATTTGCCATCAACAAATTAAGGGAAGTTCCAGATATAAGGAAGGATAAGGTGGAAAGAATAAAAGCTCAAGTCCAATCGGGGAGTTATAATGTGGAAGGAAAGGAAATAGCTGAGAAAATTTTGGAAGGCCTTTACATCGATAGGAAAGTATAA